A window from Canis aureus isolate CA01 chromosome 23, VMU_Caureus_v.1.0, whole genome shotgun sequence encodes these proteins:
- the LOC144295044 gene encoding tripartite motif-containing protein 77-like: protein MDSNIDQDELFCSICENYFIDPVTIGCGHSFCRPCLCIFWEEAPYPPYCPVCRETSHQMFKTNIVLKTQVFLARWARPYCLPSSAEQMCEIHMKTKNFFCEVTKDLLCLHCCTSKEHVVHNHCSIGWTAEGYRQNLLKQMRSLWEQTQENRRNQKRETSKVRTWKGYVSLRREMIHAEYQKVCHLLYEEERRYLEGIERESKEIFQRLKESEENMDVKGKLLRGMYEDLKKMCQKPDMELLQHFESALKRSEAVQQHLPQPVDAQLSSWPITGLIERLSQFLVPIFFENEVTTRHVPLFEDLRHLHVSPNHPDVVNNTKRSNYFLAWGAQTFTCGQHYWEVDVGNCQNWVLGFCDDSWTMTNDMVLDSEGIFLLFCIKEDNQCSLFTSSPLSPQYVQRPLGHVGVFLDYERGVVSFVHVASSSLICSFLSCSFSCPLRPFLCSAPSYEGCV, encoded by the exons ATGGATTCCAACATCGACCAGGATGAATTATTTTGCTCCATATGTGAGAATTATTTCATAGACCCAGTCACTATAGGTTGTGGGCACAGCTTTTGTAGGCCTTGTCTTTGTATCTTCTGGGAGGAAGCCCCTTATCCTCCTTACTGCCCTGTGTGTAGGGAAACATCTCATCAAATGTTTAAAACCAACATTGTTTTGAAGACACAAGTGTTCCTTGCCAGATGGGCAAGACCTTACTGCTTACCGAGCTCTGCAGAACAGATGTGTGAGATACACATGAAAACAAAGAATTTCTTCTGTGAGGTTACAAAAGACCTGCTCTGTCTGCACTGCTGTACATCTAAGGAGCATGTGGTCCATAATCATTGTTCCATTGGTTGGACTGCTGAGGGATACCGG CAAAATCTCCTGAAACAAATGAGATCTCTGTGGGAACAGACACAAGAAAATCGGAGAAATCAAAAAAGAGAGACCAGCAAAGTCAGAACATGGAAG GGTTATGTGAGTCTGAGGAGGGAGATGATCCATGCTGAGTATCAGAAGGTGTGCCACTTGCTTTATGAGGAAGAGAGACGTTATTTAGAAGGAATAGAACGGGAAAGCAAAGAGATTTTTCAACGACTCAAAGAAAGTGAGGAAAACATGGACGTAAAGGGGAAACTGCTAAGAGGAATGTATGAGGACCTCAAGAAAATGTGCCAAAAACCAGACATGGAGCTGCTCCAG CATTTTGAAAGTGCATTAAAAAG GAGTGAAGCAGTACAGCAGCACCTGCCTCAACCCGTGGACGCACAGCTCAGCTCATGGCCCATCACTGGGCTGATAGAGAGGCTCAGCCAATTTCTTG TGcccattttttttgaaaatgaagtaaCCACCCGTCACGTCCCACTCTTTGAAGATCTGAGACATTTGCACGTCAGTCCCAATCATCCTGATGTTGTCAATAATACAAAAAGATCTAACTATTTTCTGGCATGGGGAGCCCAGACATTTACTTGTGGTCAACATTACTGGGAAGTGGATGTGGGGAACTGTCAAAACTGGGTCCTTGGATTTTGTGATGATTCTTGGACAATGACGAATGACATGGTGCTTGACTCAGAAGGAATTTTTCTACTCTTTTGTATCAAAGAGGACAATCAGTGCAGTCTCTTTACCTCCTCCCCACTGTCCCCTCAGTATGTGCAAAGGCCTCTGGGCCACGTGGGAGTGTTCCTGGATTATGAGCGTGGTGTAGTGAGCTTTGTGCATGTGGCTAGTAGCTCTCTCATTTGCAGTTTCCTCTCCTGTTCCTTCTCTTGTCCTCTCCGACCTTTTCTATGCTCTGCTCCCTCATATGAGGGATGTGTCTGA
- the LOC144295195 gene encoding tripartite motif-containing protein 77-like, with amino-acid sequence MDSTFVQNVPSELICHICKDYFTDPFTISCGHSFCAPCICLLWEDAQHPARCPVCRAVSPRIYLEKIIFAEEQVHAIKKSISCQLPNSAKQVCRTHQTAKDLFCPIEKNLLCGHCSHSPGHATHRHSPISKATKHYREKLLMQMRSIWKNKQRNQRNLNREYNLFRGWQGFINLRMIMIRAEYPKVYQYLHEEKQKHLETLAIEGKIIFNQLQRNVARMRHMGKLLRKMYQELKEMCYKTDTDLFWNLGDIMKRSQLMQLHIPQPMNPQLNTWTITGMSERLNNFRVYITLDHNISNYRVALFEDLIHLQCSSDHQDMPHSPASLQYTPLWGAQTFTSGKHYWEVDVGNSCNWIVGLCKESWINRNDMLLNSEDIFLLLCIKVNDLCRLFSASPPLLHYIQRPQGWIGVFLDYECGTVSFVNVAKSSLICNFLSCSFSFPLRPFICYGPK; translated from the exons ATGGATTCTACTTTTGTGCAGAATGTTCCCAGTGAGCTTATCTGCCACATCTGCAAGGACTATTTCACAGACCCTTTCACCATTAGCTGTGGGCACAGCTTTTGTGCTCCTTGTATTTGCCTCTTGTGGGAAGATGCTCAGCATCCTGCTCGCTGCCCTGTGTGCAGGGCAGTATCTCCACGAATATacttggaaaaaattatttttgctgagGAACAAGTTCATGCTATCAAAAAATCAATTTCCTGCCAGTTACCAAACTCTGCCAAGCAAGTCTGTAGGACGCACCAAACAGCAAAGGACCTCTTCTGTCCAATTGAAAAGAACCTGCTGTGTGGGCACTGCTCCCATTCCCCAGGGCATGCCACTCACAGACACTCACCAATATCGAAGGCTACTAAGCACTACAGG GAGAAACTTCTGATGCAAATGAGGTctatttggaaaaacaaacagaGAAATCAGAGAAATCTAAACAGAGAGTACAACTTATTTAGGGGATGGCAG GGTTTTATAAATCTACGGATGATAATGATCAGAGCTGAATACCCTAAGGTATACCAATATCTccatgaagaaaagcaaaaacatttaGAGACCCTGGCAATTGAAGGCAAGATCATTTTTAATCAACTCCAGAGAAATGTAGCTAGAATGCGTCACATGGGAAAACTCCTAAGAAAAATGTATCAGGAGCTAAAGGAAATGTGCTACAAAACAGACACGGACCTGTTCTGG AATTTGGGAGACATCATGAAAAG GAGTCAGTTAATGCAGTTGCACATTCCCCAGCCTATGAACCCTCAGCTGAACACATGGACCATCACAGGGATGTCCGAAAGGCTTAACAACTTCCGAG TGTATATTACATTGGACCATAACATAAGCAATTATCGTGTGGCTCTGTTTGAAGACCTGATACATTTGCAATGCAGTTCCGACCATCAAGACATGCCCCACAGTCCAGCAAGTCTACAGTATACTCCTTTGTGGGGAGCTCAGACCTTCACCTCCGGCAAACATTACTGGGAGGTAGATGTGGGAAACTCTTGTAATTGGATTGTAGGACTTTGCAAGGAATCCTGGATCAATCGCAATGATATGCTGCTCAATTCTGAGGATATTTTCCTACTTCTGTGCATTAAAGTGAATGACCTTTGTCgtctcttctctgcctccccGCCATTACTTCACTACATCCAAAGACCCCAGGGCTGGATAGGGGTGTTTCTAGATTATGAATGTGGTACGGTAAGCTTTGTGAATGTTGCCAAAAGCTCCCTCATTTGTAATTTCCTCTCatgctccttttctttccctctcagaCCTTTCATTTGCTATGGACCCAAATGA